One segment of Candidatus Methylomirabilis lanthanidiphila DNA contains the following:
- a CDS encoding NADH dehydrogenase, giving the protein MNALEFPILSLMTYLPLAGVVVLALLPKESKGAIRVTALAFTAADLLVSLWIPAYFDSTTAEMQFVEKVSWIPSLGVTYFFGLDGITLWLVMLTTFLSVITVVCSWESVSMRLKEYYAFMLMLETGMLGVFFSMDFFLFYIFWEVMLVPMYFLIGIWGSDRRLYSAIKFFLYTLFGGVIMLLGILAVYFYHGAETGTYTFDIFELMKLSYPSTPVFTLLGVPFSFQDLVWLAFFLGFAIKVPMFPFHTWLPDAHTDAPTAGSVILAGVLLKMGTYGFIRFNLPMLPEATQHFVPMIMILSIIAIIYGALVCMVQTDMKRLIAYSSVSHMGFVMLGMFALNFQGVQGSIIQMINHGLSTGALFLIVGLIYDRRHTRQISEFGGLSKQMPVYSTLFAIIMFSSMGLPGLNGFIGEFLILVGAFKVSYVWAAFAVTGIVLGAAYMLWLFQRTMFGALENPKNAALPDLNAREISTLVPIVIMCFWIGIYPSPFLSRTEMSVNYVLARVHKQAVAEEPYLSDSTRPATGPAETGHESGGGAAAILPVRAPASVHAEGRDLNTVERSR; this is encoded by the coding sequence ATGAATGCACTTGAGTTTCCGATCTTATCCCTGATGACGTATCTGCCCCTCGCCGGGGTGGTCGTGCTTGCACTCCTTCCGAAGGAGTCCAAGGGGGCCATCCGCGTGACCGCACTGGCCTTCACGGCCGCCGACCTCCTGGTGTCCCTGTGGATCCCCGCCTACTTCGATTCGACGACGGCAGAGATGCAGTTCGTGGAGAAGGTCTCATGGATTCCCTCGCTTGGTGTGACCTACTTCTTCGGTCTCGATGGGATCACCCTATGGCTGGTCATGCTGACCACCTTCCTCTCCGTTATCACTGTCGTCTGTTCATGGGAATCGGTAAGCATGCGGTTGAAGGAGTATTATGCCTTCATGCTGATGTTGGAGACCGGCATGCTCGGCGTCTTTTTCTCTATGGACTTTTTTCTGTTTTACATCTTTTGGGAAGTGATGTTGGTGCCGATGTATTTTCTGATCGGCATCTGGGGCAGCGATCGCCGCCTCTACTCGGCCATCAAGTTCTTCCTGTATACGCTGTTCGGCGGCGTCATCATGCTGTTGGGGATCCTGGCGGTCTATTTCTATCATGGCGCCGAGACGGGGACCTACACGTTCGACATTTTCGAGTTGATGAAGCTGTCATATCCGTCAACGCCGGTCTTTACGTTGCTGGGTGTTCCATTCTCGTTTCAGGATCTGGTCTGGCTGGCGTTCTTTCTGGGCTTTGCCATCAAGGTTCCGATGTTTCCCTTTCACACGTGGCTGCCTGACGCCCACACCGATGCCCCGACGGCCGGCAGCGTGATCCTGGCCGGTGTCCTGCTGAAGATGGGGACGTACGGCTTCATCCGGTTTAACCTGCCGATGCTTCCGGAGGCCACCCAGCACTTTGTTCCGATGATCATGATCCTGTCGATTATCGCGATCATCTACGGGGCGCTGGTCTGCATGGTTCAGACCGACATGAAGCGATTGATTGCCTACAGCTCCGTCAGCCACATGGGATTTGTCATGTTGGGCATGTTTGCTCTGAATTTTCAGGGAGTTCAGGGCAGTATTATCCAGATGATCAATCACGGTCTGTCGACCGGCGCCCTCTTCCTGATCGTCGGTCTGATCTATGATCGCCGACATACGAGGCAGATCTCGGAGTTCGGGGGTCTGTCCAAGCAGATGCCGGTCTACTCGACGCTGTTTGCGATCATCATGTTTTCTTCGATGGGGCTTCCCGGACTGAACGGCTTCATCGGCGAGTTTTTGATTCTGGTCGGCGCCTTCAAGGTCAGTTATGTCTGGGCTGCCTTTGCGGTCACAGGAATTGTGCTGGGTGCGGCCTACATGCTCTGGCTGTTTCAGCGGACCATGTTTGGAGCGCTGGAGAACCCAAAGAATGCGGCGCTTCCCGACCTCAACGCCAGAGAGATCAGTACCCTTGTACCGATCGTGATTATGTGTTTCTGGATCGGCATCTATCCCTCTCCTTTTCTCAGTCGGACGGAGATGTCGGTCAATTATGTCCTGGCACGGGTCCACAAACAGGCTGTTGCCGAGGAGCCGTACCTGAGTGATTCGACGCGACCCGCCACAGGCCCGGCTGAAACCGGTCACGAGTCGGGTGGAGGAGCGGCGGCCATCTTGCCGGTTCGAGCGCCCGCCTCTGTCCATGCCGAAGGGCGGGACCTGAACACTGTCGAAAGGTCCCGATGA
- a CDS encoding NADH-quinone oxidoreductase subunit E 2 (NADH dehydrogenase I subunit E 2) (NDH-1 subunit E 2), with the protein MTEETIQRILSKYPDQRSALLPLMHLYQEEAGYLTEDAMRELAARLDVPPIQVAEVATFYDMFRLKPGGQREIWVCHNLSCALLGAEQVIRRLEETLGVSAGETTPDGLFTIKRVECLAACGRAPAIQVGPDYYGPVSTDDVDTLVAQLKQQSGSHL; encoded by the coding sequence ATGACGGAAGAGACGATTCAGCGCATCCTGTCCAAATATCCTGATCAGCGTTCCGCCCTGTTGCCGCTCATGCACCTGTATCAGGAAGAGGCAGGGTATCTGACAGAGGATGCCATGCGTGAGCTGGCCGCCCGTCTTGACGTGCCGCCGATCCAGGTGGCGGAGGTGGCTACATTTTACGATATGTTTCGCCTGAAGCCTGGCGGGCAGCGAGAGATCTGGGTCTGTCACAACCTGAGTTGCGCCCTCTTAGGCGCCGAACAGGTGATCCGGCGTCTTGAAGAAACGCTGGGGGTCAGCGCCGGAGAGACGACGCCCGATGGGTTGTTCACGATCAAGCGGGTTGAGTGCCTTGCGGCCTGTGGACGTGCGCCGGCGATCCAGGTGGGGCCGGATTACTATGGTCCGGTTTCGACCGATGATGTCGACACACTGGTGGCGCAGTTGAAACAGCAATCAGGATCACATCTATGA
- a CDS encoding NADH dehydrogenase gives MAERRTMTINMGPQHPSTHGVLRLVLELDGEIIVRCTPHIGYLHTGMEKIAESKRYQQVIPITDRMDYLAPLSNNLAYVLAVEKLLGIEVPPRAQVIRVMLTELTRIGSHLVWLGTHAIDIGAMSVFLYAFREREAILDMYEQVSGARMMSSYFRVGGLFADLPEGFEKTVQSFIDSFPDRLAEYEDLLTHNPIWIGRTRGVGVIKPVEAVDLGLSGPSLRACGVAWDIRKSNPYSGYERFHFEMSRGSHGDVYDRYLCRIFEMRQSVAIVRQTLENLPDGPIVVADPKLIPPPKPRVKQSMEALIHHFLLWSTGFTVPAGEVYQSIESPRGEYGVYLVSDGSNTPYRVHFRAPSFVNLQSLPRMAEGRLVADLVAIIGSIDIVLGEVDR, from the coding sequence GTGGCTGAGCGGCGCACCATGACCATCAACATGGGGCCTCAGCACCCCAGCACCCACGGGGTGTTGCGGCTGGTCCTGGAACTGGACGGGGAGATTATTGTCCGATGTACGCCGCACATCGGCTACCTGCACACGGGGATGGAGAAGATTGCGGAAAGTAAGCGATACCAGCAGGTCATCCCCATTACGGACCGGATGGATTACCTGGCCCCCCTCAGTAATAACCTGGCCTATGTGCTGGCCGTTGAGAAGCTGCTCGGCATCGAGGTGCCTCCGCGGGCGCAGGTCATCCGCGTCATGCTGACGGAGCTGACGCGGATAGGAAGCCACCTGGTCTGGCTCGGGACCCATGCGATCGATATCGGAGCGATGAGCGTCTTCCTGTACGCCTTTCGGGAGCGCGAAGCGATTCTGGATATGTACGAACAGGTATCCGGCGCCCGGATGATGTCCAGCTACTTTCGGGTCGGCGGTCTGTTTGCCGACCTGCCCGAGGGGTTTGAGAAGACCGTTCAATCGTTCATTGACAGTTTTCCCGATCGTCTGGCTGAGTACGAAGATCTCTTGACGCACAACCCGATCTGGATTGGGCGAACCAGGGGGGTCGGTGTGATCAAACCGGTAGAGGCTGTAGATCTCGGCTTAAGCGGTCCAAGTCTGCGGGCCTGCGGGGTCGCGTGGGACATTCGCAAGTCGAATCCCTATTCCGGCTATGAGCGATTTCACTTCGAGATGTCCAGAGGCAGCCATGGCGATGTCTACGACCGATACCTCTGCCGCATCTTTGAGATGCGGCAGAGCGTTGCCATCGTTCGCCAAACGCTGGAAAACCTTCCGGATGGGCCGATCGTCGTTGCCGACCCGAAGCTCATCCCGCCGCCCAAGCCGAGGGTCAAGCAGAGTATGGAGGCGCTTATTCACCATTTCCTGCTGTGGTCGACGGGATTTACCGTGCCGGCTGGAGAGGTCTATCAGAGCATCGAGTCGCCGAGGGGTGAGTACGGCGTCTATCTGGTGAGCGACGGCAGCAACACACCGTACCGCGTCCATTTCCGGGCGCCCTCCTTTGTCAACCTGCAGTCGTTGCCGCGGATGGCGGAGGGGCGGCTGGTAGCCGATCTGGTGGCGATCATCGGCAGCATCGACATTGTGCTCGGCGAGGTGGATCGTTAA
- a CDS encoding NADH-quinone oxidoreductase, which produces MGHVKGAEENLTVSKLREQLPEAALSSRDFRNETTLLVRSGDLIRICRYLKEDPGLLYDFLSDLTAVDRLGDHPRFEVVHHLYSLQYKRRIRLKVQVEEGEAVPSVTSVWGAADWPEREVFDMFGIRFEGHPDLRRILMPEEWEGFPLRKDYPVQASPKWWEEGATGG; this is translated from the coding sequence ATGGGTCACGTAAAGGGGGCGGAGGAGAATCTCACCGTTTCAAAGCTGCGAGAACAGTTGCCCGAGGCAGCTTTATCGAGCAGGGACTTTCGCAACGAAACGACCCTCTTGGTCAGGTCCGGCGATCTCATTCGTATCTGTCGCTATCTGAAAGAGGACCCCGGTCTTCTCTACGATTTCCTGTCTGATCTCACCGCAGTCGATCGGCTCGGAGACCACCCACGTTTTGAGGTGGTCCACCATCTCTATTCCCTTCAGTATAAACGGCGGATTCGGCTCAAAGTACAGGTTGAGGAAGGTGAAGCGGTGCCAAGCGTCACGTCGGTCTGGGGCGCCGCCGATTGGCCCGAACGTGAAGTGTTCGATATGTTCGGGATTCGCTTCGAGGGCCACCCGGATCTTCGGCGGATCCTCATGCCGGAGGAGTGGGAAGGATTTCCGCTTCGGAAGGACTACCCGGTGCAGGCCTCGCCGAAATGGTGGGAAGAGGGGGCGACAGGTGGCTGA
- a CDS encoding NADH dehydrogenase subunit F, whose translation MTEKILTKRFEIPGYRGTLDEYEATGGYQAIAKALKEHTPAGLIDLVRRSGLRGRGGAGFPTGVKWGFIPKDPELPKYLVCNADESEPGTFKDRELIMRDPHQLIEGIMLASFAIGCRIAFIYIRGEFVAGARILEQAVTEAAARGLVGKNILGSGFSLDLHVHRGAGAYICGEETALLESLEGKRGLPRLKPPFPATSGLYRKPTVVNNVETLSNIPHIVMRGAEWFSSIGTPKSTGTRIFGVSGHVRRPGIYECPIDVPMRELIFEHAGGMREGRRLKAVIPGGSSVPVLTEQFLDTRMDFESLATAGSMAGSGGVIVMDETTCMVRVGQIVSRFYHHESCGQCTQCREGTAWLHKTLRRIEEGRGRQADLDLLLDICDNMKGKTICPLSDAAAMPIESYLKYFRDEFEQHVVERGCPFGSTHRS comes from the coding sequence ATGACCGAAAAGATACTTACGAAGCGGTTTGAGATCCCGGGATACCGGGGGACCCTCGACGAGTACGAGGCCACGGGAGGGTATCAGGCCATTGCGAAGGCGCTCAAAGAGCATACGCCTGCCGGCCTGATCGACCTGGTGAGGCGGTCAGGGCTCAGGGGGCGGGGAGGCGCAGGCTTCCCTACCGGCGTCAAATGGGGCTTTATTCCCAAGGATCCGGAGCTGCCCAAGTATCTCGTCTGTAATGCCGATGAGAGCGAGCCGGGGACGTTCAAAGATCGGGAGCTGATCATGCGGGACCCGCACCAGCTTATCGAGGGGATCATGCTGGCCAGTTTCGCCATCGGGTGCCGGATCGCCTTTATCTATATTAGAGGCGAGTTCGTTGCGGGTGCGCGGATCCTCGAACAGGCGGTCACCGAGGCGGCTGCCCGTGGCCTGGTGGGGAAGAATATCCTGGGGAGCGGCTTCAGTCTGGATCTCCACGTACACCGGGGCGCCGGCGCCTACATCTGCGGCGAGGAGACCGCCCTGCTGGAATCGTTAGAGGGTAAGCGGGGGTTGCCGCGGCTCAAGCCGCCGTTTCCTGCTACGTCGGGGCTCTATCGCAAGCCCACCGTCGTCAATAACGTTGAAACCCTCAGTAACATTCCGCATATCGTGATGCGTGGGGCAGAGTGGTTCTCGAGCATCGGGACGCCCAAGAGTACCGGTACCCGGATTTTCGGGGTGAGCGGCCACGTTCGCCGGCCAGGTATCTACGAGTGTCCGATCGATGTGCCGATGCGGGAGCTGATCTTTGAGCATGCCGGCGGGATGCGCGAGGGACGCCGCCTGAAGGCTGTGATTCCCGGCGGTTCCTCGGTGCCGGTGCTGACCGAGCAATTTCTTGATACCAGGATGGACTTCGAGTCGCTGGCGACGGCAGGCTCTATGGCCGGGTCCGGCGGCGTCATTGTGATGGATGAGACTACCTGTATGGTGCGTGTGGGTCAGATCGTCTCTCGATTCTATCATCACGAATCGTGCGGGCAGTGTACGCAGTGCCGGGAGGGGACGGCGTGGCTTCACAAGACGCTGAGGCGGATTGAAGAGGGTCGCGGGCGACAGGCCGATCTCGATCTGCTCCTGGATATCTGCGACAACATGAAGGGCAAGACCATCTGCCCCTTAAGCGACGCCGCGGCCATGCCGATTGAAAGTTATCTGAAGTACTTTCGCGATGAATTCGAGCAGCACGTTGTGGAACGCGGCTGCCCGTTCGGATCCACACACCGATCGTAG
- a CDS encoding NADH-quinone oxidoreductase: MLLSYLPIFILILLATGFALATLFLSHVLGPRRPTRAKLTPYECGIDPVGSARERFSVKFYLVAMLFIIFDIEIVFLYPWAVILNSLKLFGLIEMILFLGILLIGLLYVWKKGGLEWVT, translated from the coding sequence GTGCTGCTGTCGTACCTGCCGATCTTTATCCTGATCCTGTTGGCGACCGGTTTTGCCCTTGCAACCCTCTTTCTATCACACGTACTTGGGCCTCGGCGACCCACGCGTGCGAAGCTCACCCCGTACGAGTGCGGGATCGACCCCGTAGGCTCCGCCCGGGAGCGGTTCTCGGTCAAGTTTTACCTGGTCGCGATGTTGTTCATCATCTTCGACATCGAGATCGTGTTCCTGTATCCCTGGGCGGTGATCCTGAATAGTCTCAAGCTATTCGGGTTGATAGAAATGATTCTCTTCCTCGGTATCCTCCTGATCGGACTCCTATATGTCTGGAAGAAGGGGGGACTGGAATGGGTCACGTAA
- a CDS encoding NADH:ubiquinone oxidoreductase subunit H: MPDGAFFVIMVTKIVVVFGLMLLSVTYLTWLERKVIGDIQVRLGPMRVGPHGLLQPIADGIKLLFKEDIVPQAADRVLYLLAPVVALIPAFISFAVIPFGDHIRLFGQTIDLVITDVNIGLLYVFGVASLGVYGIVLGGWASNNKYALLGGLRASAQMISYELSLGLSVIGVVMLSQSLSLVEIVGAQARTWFILLQPVGFLIFLICAVAETNRAPFDLPEAETELVAGFHVEYSSMKFAMYFMAEYANMITVSAMATTLFLGGWRGPWLPPVVWFLVKLYLLIFLFIWLRGTLPRFRYDQLMRFGWKVLLPVALVNIMITAVFVALR, encoded by the coding sequence ATGCCGGATGGCGCCTTCTTCGTCATCATGGTGACGAAGATCGTTGTAGTCTTCGGGCTGATGTTGCTGAGTGTCACCTACCTGACCTGGCTGGAGCGCAAGGTCATCGGCGATATTCAGGTGCGGCTCGGTCCGATGCGGGTCGGCCCCCACGGTCTGTTGCAGCCGATTGCCGACGGGATCAAGCTCCTGTTCAAGGAGGATATTGTTCCCCAGGCGGCAGACCGGGTGCTGTACCTCCTGGCCCCCGTGGTCGCACTGATTCCCGCCTTCATCTCCTTTGCCGTGATCCCGTTCGGAGATCATATCCGACTCTTCGGACAGACCATCGACCTGGTCATCACCGACGTCAATATCGGGCTGTTGTATGTGTTCGGTGTGGCCTCGCTCGGCGTCTATGGGATCGTCCTGGGCGGGTGGGCCTCGAACAACAAGTACGCGCTGCTTGGGGGGCTGCGTGCCTCAGCCCAGATGATCAGCTACGAGCTCTCCTTAGGCCTGTCGGTGATCGGCGTGGTGATGCTGTCGCAGTCGCTGAGCCTGGTGGAGATTGTGGGCGCCCAAGCCAGGACATGGTTTATCCTCCTACAGCCTGTCGGGTTTCTCATCTTCCTGATCTGTGCGGTCGCCGAGACCAACCGCGCCCCCTTTGATCTCCCGGAGGCCGAGACGGAACTGGTGGCCGGCTTCCACGTCGAGTACAGCTCAATGAAGTTCGCCATGTACTTCATGGCTGAGTACGCCAATATGATCACCGTGTCGGCCATGGCGACCACACTGTTCCTGGGCGGGTGGAGGGGGCCGTGGCTGCCGCCGGTCGTCTGGTTTCTCGTCAAGCTCTACCTGCTGATCTTCCTCTTTATCTGGCTTCGAGGCACGCTGCCGCGTTTCAGGTACGACCAACTGATGCGGTTCGGGTGGAAGGTGCTGCTGCCCGTCGCGCTGGTCAACATCATGATTACGGCCGTATTCGTGGCGCTGAGGTAA
- a CDS encoding NADH:ubiquinone oxidoreductase subunit K: MTATVPLSAYLILSAALFVIGVAGVLIRRNALVIFMAIELMLNAVNLTFVAFSRFLYSMDGQIIVLFVMAVAAAEVAVGLAIIIALYGNKESVNVDDINLLKG; encoded by the coding sequence ATGACAGCGACCGTGCCTTTGAGCGCCTATCTGATTCTGAGCGCTGCCCTCTTTGTCATCGGGGTAGCCGGGGTACTGATTCGGCGCAATGCGCTGGTGATCTTTATGGCGATCGAGCTGATGCTGAATGCGGTCAATCTTACCTTTGTGGCGTTCTCGAGGTTTCTCTACTCGATGGATGGGCAGATCATTGTGTTGTTTGTGATGGCGGTGGCGGCCGCCGAGGTGGCAGTAGGGTTGGCCATCATCATTGCGCTGTACGGAAACAAAGAGTCCGTGAATGTCGACGACATCAATCTTCTCAAGGGATAG
- a CDS encoding NADH-quinone oxidoreductase subunit N, giving the protein MTQVFNMADLSTTSPEVIMSLAAMVILTLDFIAPKGGRDWLGYLSILGVAGTFIVLMRQWGVTQAAFSGQYVSDPFAFFFKIVFLVSAALILLMSIGYLKSERIDKGEFYPLILFATLGMMLMVSAVDLLILYIGLEMMSICIYILAGFMKRERRSSEAALKYLLMGGFSSAIMLYGIVMLYGLTGTIGLREIASMISADTVSNPALILGMVMLVAGFGFKIAAVPFHMYIPDVYEGAPTPVAALLSAASEVAGLAILLRVFLVAIPDLQDRWTLLFYVLSLLTMTVGNVVAIAQSNIKRMLAYSSIAHIGYLLIGLVAGHELGISAVLLYTLIYALMTLGAFAMVILLCVGEVKGERIDDFTGLAQRSPLAAAAMLIFLLSLAGVPPTAGFVGKFYLFGAAIERGYVWLAIIAVINSAISLFYYMKVTVAMYMRDLPPQGLTLSSSMPLRVALVVTLVATIAIGIYPGPFLELARASVVGLW; this is encoded by the coding sequence ATGACTCAAGTCTTCAACATGGCGGATCTCTCCACGACCTCGCCAGAGGTGATCATGAGCCTGGCGGCCATGGTGATCCTTACGCTTGACTTTATCGCCCCGAAGGGCGGACGAGACTGGCTGGGGTATCTGAGCATTCTTGGCGTTGCCGGCACCTTTATAGTCCTGATGCGCCAATGGGGGGTCACGCAGGCGGCTTTCAGCGGGCAGTACGTGAGCGATCCATTCGCGTTCTTCTTCAAGATCGTGTTTCTGGTCTCCGCGGCGCTGATCCTGCTCATGTCGATCGGCTACCTGAAGAGTGAACGGATTGATAAGGGCGAGTTCTATCCGCTGATCCTCTTTGCCACACTGGGGATGATGTTGATGGTCAGCGCGGTAGACCTCCTGATCCTGTACATCGGCCTTGAGATGATGTCGATTTGCATTTACATTCTGGCCGGTTTTATGAAGCGGGAGCGACGCAGCAGCGAGGCGGCCCTGAAATACCTGCTGATGGGAGGATTTTCTTCTGCGATTATGCTGTATGGTATTGTCATGCTGTATGGCCTGACCGGCACCATCGGCCTGCGAGAGATCGCCTCGATGATCTCAGCGGACACCGTCTCAAATCCGGCGCTTATCCTGGGCATGGTCATGTTGGTGGCCGGCTTCGGGTTCAAGATTGCGGCGGTTCCGTTCCACATGTATATCCCTGACGTGTATGAGGGCGCCCCGACCCCTGTGGCAGCCCTCCTGTCGGCGGCTTCAGAGGTTGCCGGTCTCGCCATCCTCCTGCGGGTGTTCCTGGTGGCCATCCCGGACTTGCAGGATCGCTGGACGCTCCTCTTTTATGTCCTGTCGTTGCTCACGATGACGGTGGGCAATGTCGTAGCGATTGCGCAGAGCAATATCAAGCGGATGCTGGCCTACAGCTCCATTGCCCACATTGGCTACCTGCTGATCGGGTTGGTGGCGGGACACGAGCTGGGGATCTCGGCCGTACTGCTGTATACCCTGATCTACGCCCTGATGACGCTTGGCGCCTTTGCCATGGTGATCCTACTCTGCGTCGGAGAGGTCAAAGGGGAGCGGATCGACGACTTTACCGGTCTGGCTCAGCGAAGTCCCCTGGCCGCCGCCGCCATGCTGATCTTTCTCCTCTCATTGGCAGGCGTGCCTCCGACCGCGGGCTTTGTCGGGAAGTTCTATCTGTTCGGCGCCGCCATCGAACGAGGGTATGTCTGGCTCGCGATCATTGCCGTCATCAACTCCGCCATCTCGCTCTTCTATTACATGAAGGTGACGGTGGCGATGTACATGCGCGACCTGCCGCCCCAGGGTCTGACCTTGAGTTCCTCCATGCCGCTGCGTGTGGCGCTCGTGGTGACCCTGGTGGCTACCATCGCGATCGGTATCTACCCGGGCCCCTTCCTGGAGTTGGCCAGGGCCTCGGTCGTCGGGCTCTGGTAA
- the atpE gene encoding ATP synthase subunit c: MSRTQGALTLLLVTIMLTFGSQIAFAAEGAVPESSSTFFVVSVLTGGFAMAIASGAAAIGQSRAIVSALEAMGRQPAAAPKIQVAMIIGLALIESLAIYVLLVALIIFFANPFIKYVVPGA, from the coding sequence ATGAGTCGCACGCAAGGAGCGCTCACCCTGCTGTTGGTAACCATTATGCTGACCTTTGGGTCCCAGATTGCGTTCGCCGCCGAAGGGGCCGTGCCGGAATCTTCTTCAACATTCTTCGTCGTGTCGGTTCTCACGGGCGGATTTGCCATGGCCATTGCCTCTGGTGCAGCCGCTATCGGCCAGAGCCGAGCCATTGTCAGCGCGCTGGAGGCGATGGGACGGCAGCCGGCAGCAGCGCCGAAGATCCAGGTTGCGATGATCATCGGTCTCGCGTTGATCGAGTCGCTGGCGATCTATGTTCTGCTCGTTGCGCTGATCATCTTCTTCGCAAATCCCTTCATTAAGTACGTGGTGCCCGGTGCGTAA
- a CDS encoding ATP synthase F0F1 subunit A — MEHHPTIFQIPNFLGAIGISGAWIPEHIAMAWLVMAILIVVSHLATRRLQAVPGPIQNFMEVVIETFVDLLTQMIGHNGKRYLPLIGTAGLFILVGNLLGALPGLKPPTANLNTTAALAITIFLSYNYFGIREQGVVAYLRHFCGPILWLAPIMFPIELIGHLARPISLSIRLFGNIFGEESVIAILLSLIWLGIPYVIYLGIMMPLSLFTSFVQAFIFVMLSMVYIAGAVQVEHEEHH, encoded by the coding sequence ATGGAGCATCATCCGACAATCTTTCAGATTCCTAATTTTCTCGGGGCGATCGGGATTTCCGGGGCTTGGATACCAGAACATATCGCGATGGCATGGCTGGTGATGGCCATTCTCATCGTGGTATCGCATCTGGCCACGCGGCGGCTCCAGGCGGTGCCGGGGCCGATACAGAACTTTATGGAGGTTGTGATCGAGACGTTTGTGGACCTGCTCACGCAGATGATCGGACACAACGGGAAACGGTACCTCCCCCTGATCGGAACAGCCGGCCTTTTCATTCTTGTAGGCAATCTTTTGGGTGCGCTGCCCGGTCTTAAGCCCCCGACAGCGAACCTGAACACGACGGCCGCCCTCGCCATCACCATCTTCCTCTCCTATAACTACTTCGGCATTCGGGAACAGGGAGTTGTCGCCTATCTCCGTCATTTCTGCGGACCAATCCTGTGGTTGGCGCCGATTATGTTTCCGATTGAACTGATCGGTCATCTTGCCCGGCCGATCTCTCTGTCGATCCGACTCTTCGGCAATATCTTCGGGGAGGAGAGCGTCATTGCCATCCTGCTGTCGTTGATCTGGTTAGGGATTCCGTATGTCATCTATCTGGGCATCATGATGCCCCTGAGTCTCTTTACCAGTTTTGTCCAGGCATTCATCTTTGTCATGCTGTCTATGGTGTATATCGCCGGAGCCGTCCAAGTTGAACACGAGGAGCACCACTAA
- a CDS encoding NADH-quinone oxidoreductase subunit J (NADH dehydrogenase I, chain J) (NDH-1, chain J), translated as MEWLVFVPLAAVALVTAVLVIILRNPVYCALSLVGTFFALSGLYLLLHAQFIAVVQVIVYAGAIMVLFLFVVMLLDLGHELPAWLQRDRSRLLLGIGVALLLLIELVIPVGSWTARAPQGPHTSELAGTFGNTQLVGRLLFTDFLVPFEITSIILLIAIIGAMVLARR; from the coding sequence ATGGAATGGCTGGTGTTTGTGCCCCTGGCTGCTGTGGCGCTCGTGACCGCGGTGCTGGTCATCATCCTGCGGAATCCGGTTTACTGCGCCCTCTCGCTGGTCGGGACGTTCTTCGCGCTGTCTGGGCTCTATCTGCTGCTGCACGCGCAGTTCATCGCCGTCGTACAGGTGATCGTCTACGCCGGGGCGATCATGGTCCTGTTTCTGTTTGTCGTGATGTTGCTTGACCTGGGGCATGAACTGCCCGCCTGGCTGCAGCGTGATCGGTCCAGGCTCCTGCTCGGGATCGGTGTGGCGCTACTCCTGCTCATTGAGCTGGTCATCCCTGTCGGCTCCTGGACCGCTCGCGCACCCCAAGGCCCCCATACTTCCGAACTCGCCGGTACCTTCGGCAATACACAACTTGTCGGCCGCCTCTTATTCACCGATTTTCTCGTCCCATTTGAAATCACCTCCATCATCCTCCTCATCGCCATTATTGGCGCCATGGTCCTGGCCAGGAGGTAG
- a CDS encoding Putative F0F1-ATPase subunit (ATPase_gene1) produces the protein MKDNQVRLWRQLAGLSSLGITLAASIAIGTAIGIALDRWLGTSPWLMILFFIFGVAAGFTNLMKDLKRWGS, from the coding sequence ATGAAGGACAATCAGGTACGACTGTGGCGGCAGCTCGCAGGGTTAAGCTCACTGGGGATTACCCTCGCCGCTTCGATTGCGATCGGGACCGCAATCGGTATCGCCCTGGATCGTTGGCTGGGAACATCGCCGTGGTTGATGATTCTGTTTTTCATCTTTGGGGTTGCGGCGGGCTTTACCAATCTCATGAAGGATCTCAAGCGTTGGGGAAGTTGA